Proteins encoded by one window of Verrucomicrobiota bacterium:
- a CDS encoding bifunctional UDP-3-O-[3-hydroxymyristoyl] N-acetylglucosamine deacetylase/3-hydroxyacyl-ACP dehydratase, which translates to MKQRTILRESSVSGKSLHTGEDVTLTLKPAPEDSGVLFRRTDLYGKPEIKADVALVSDLVRSTTLSSGHAKVHTVEHILSALTGCGIDNAVIEMGASEPPILDGSAKHFVNLIQKAEPIEQTKDRKVFSLEEPISITEGNRSIIALPSENLKITCTSSDDRGIHTQHLTLEIDPEVYVAQIAPARTFTIYEDIEELLKLGKIQGGSLDSAIVIKGDKILSKEPLRFKDEFVRHKILDILGDISLLGCSINAHIVAVRPGHALNAGLTRELAARLQSKKSSGAKTLPKSSIPPNEKALDIRRILDTIPHRYPFVMIDRVLDIVSDDELVAIKNVSINEPYFQGHFPGRPVMPGVLQIEAMAQAAGILMLRHTTSENRIAFFMSCDKVKFRNAVEPGDQISIHVRLIKKRGNKLAVASGECKVGEKTVSSAELMFTIVEAGESH; encoded by the coding sequence ATGAAACAGCGGACGATTCTTCGGGAATCCTCGGTTAGCGGTAAGTCGCTTCACACCGGGGAAGATGTTACCCTCACCCTCAAACCCGCGCCGGAAGACTCCGGTGTTCTATTTCGGCGGACGGATCTCTACGGAAAACCCGAGATTAAGGCAGATGTTGCCCTCGTATCCGATCTGGTTCGAAGCACTACACTCTCGTCGGGCCATGCGAAGGTTCATACTGTAGAACACATCCTGAGTGCACTCACCGGCTGCGGCATTGACAACGCTGTGATTGAAATGGGTGCCAGCGAACCTCCAATTCTAGACGGTTCCGCAAAACACTTTGTAAATCTGATCCAAAAGGCGGAACCCATCGAACAGACAAAAGACCGCAAAGTATTCTCTCTCGAAGAGCCAATCTCGATCACTGAAGGAAACCGTTCCATCATCGCACTCCCTTCAGAAAACCTGAAAATTACCTGCACTTCGTCCGATGATCGCGGGATTCACACGCAACACCTTACGCTGGAGATCGATCCCGAGGTTTACGTCGCTCAAATCGCTCCCGCCCGGACGTTTACGATTTATGAGGATATCGAAGAATTGTTGAAACTTGGTAAGATTCAAGGTGGTAGCCTCGACAGTGCAATTGTGATCAAGGGTGACAAAATTCTTTCCAAAGAACCTTTGCGGTTTAAGGACGAGTTCGTTCGTCACAAGATCCTCGATATCCTTGGCGACATTTCGCTTCTCGGATGCTCCATCAACGCTCACATCGTGGCAGTACGTCCTGGCCATGCACTCAATGCAGGTCTTACACGGGAACTTGCTGCACGCCTTCAATCCAAAAAATCGTCCGGCGCTAAAACACTTCCGAAGTCCAGCATTCCTCCTAACGAAAAGGCTTTGGATATCCGGAGAATACTCGACACGATCCCTCATCGTTATCCATTCGTGATGATTGACCGGGTCCTCGACATCGTCTCGGACGACGAACTAGTCGCAATCAAAAATGTGAGTATCAACGAACCTTATTTTCAGGGGCACTTCCCAGGTAGGCCCGTAATGCCAGGAGTTCTGCAAATCGAAGCCATGGCGCAAGCTGCCGGGATCCTCATGCTACGCCACACCACCTCGGAGAACCGGATCGCCTTCTTCATGAGTTGCGACAAGGTGAAATTCAGAAATGCAGTGGAGCCGGGCGACCAAATCTCGATCCACGTTCGTTTGATCAAGAAGAGGGGTAACAAACTAGCTGTCGCGTCGGGTGAGTGCAAGGTCGGTGAAAAAACCGTTTCTTCCGCGGAACTTATGTTCACGATTGTCGAAGCAGGAGAGTCTCACTAA
- a CDS encoding transposase produces MSRTVNGERVLGPRHREVFQKMLKAAAEFSGVKVLTYCFMENHFHLLVRVPANDSVSDAVLVRRYRALHPQPNPLQPLSADNLERILVQGGAEAEVVRRKLVDRMGSLSEFMKTLKQRFSLWFNRTHQRFGPVWSDRYKSLLVQGDSRSLLTVAAYIDLNPVRAGIVADPRDYPNSCYGRAIRGGVFEREGLRALLPKRAVSLRRYRDVLFSKDRPTTAGSSLKSTNPSSLNLPSGKLLLTRQPAFTSGRVLGSLEYLQKVCSLFRSEMKFEISARGPTALVGFDNLFVGVRVRKTRRIGLGDRMS; encoded by the coding sequence ATGTCTCGAACAGTGAATGGTGAAAGGGTGCTGGGGCCCCGGCACCGAGAGGTGTTTCAGAAAATGTTGAAGGCTGCTGCTGAATTCTCAGGTGTAAAGGTTCTCACTTACTGCTTCATGGAAAATCACTTCCACCTGCTGGTGAGGGTCCCTGCCAACGACAGTGTTTCGGATGCCGTTCTAGTGAGGCGTTATCGGGCGCTGCATCCGCAACCAAATCCACTTCAACCTCTGTCTGCAGATAATCTAGAGAGAATTCTTGTTCAGGGTGGGGCCGAGGCAGAAGTAGTCCGAAGGAAACTGGTCGATAGAATGGGTAGCCTTTCGGAATTCATGAAAACGCTGAAGCAAAGATTCTCGCTTTGGTTTAACCGAACTCATCAGAGGTTTGGTCCTGTTTGGAGTGACAGATACAAGAGTTTGCTTGTTCAGGGCGACTCTCGGTCCTTGCTGACGGTTGCAGCTTATATTGATTTGAATCCAGTTCGTGCTGGCATTGTTGCGGATCCCCGAGACTACCCAAACTCGTGCTACGGAAGGGCGATTAGAGGAGGTGTTTTTGAAAGAGAAGGGCTTAGGGCCTTGCTCCCAAAGCGAGCGGTAAGCTTGCGGAGATATCGCGACGTTCTTTTTTCAAAAGATAGACCTACGACTGCCGGTTCTTCGTTGAAGTCTACAAATCCCTCTTCTCTAAATCTTCCGAGTGGAAAGCTCTTACTTACCCGTCAACCCGCTTTCACCAGTGGACGAGTGTTGGGGTCACTTGAATACTTGCAGAAGGTTTGCAGCCTATTCCGATCAGAAATGAAATTTGAAATTTCCGCCAGGGGTCCAACTGCGTTAGTTGGATTCGACAATTTGTTCGTCGGTGTGAGGGTGCGGAAAACAAGGCGAATAGGTCTGGGTGACCGAATGTCTTAA
- a CDS encoding tRNA-dihydrouridine synthase family protein: MSPLPPQIESGTLPTALAPMQNVTDRAFMKVIARIGPPDYFFTEYFSVHSASSLDPEIIRSIEENETGRPVFAQVLGNDSKALGDAANQLERYPIAGVDLNLGCPAPKIYKRNAGGGLLRAPDYVDHIIGEMRDRIEGSFSVKCRIGFSDTQPFSRCLRSIERHKVNFLTVHGRTVKQMYRGDVDYLKIREAVERLSCPVLANGNLSSAERAREVAEYTGSYGSMIGRGAVRNPWIFRQVREHSAGKEVFQPTLGDVAGYIDDLNRTKKEYFPAVEEKYRIAHLKRYLIFIAEGVDPEGQFLHEVRRVGSEKELFSVCEEHLLNPSKRDNFFANEPFPGVIARPNCE; encoded by the coding sequence TTGAGCCCATTGCCCCCGCAGATCGAGAGTGGCACTCTGCCAACGGCTTTGGCGCCGATGCAGAATGTGACCGATCGTGCCTTTATGAAGGTGATAGCAAGGATCGGACCGCCCGATTACTTTTTCACCGAATATTTCTCCGTGCATTCCGCGTCCTCTCTCGACCCCGAAATCATTCGCTCAATAGAGGAAAACGAGACCGGAAGGCCAGTCTTCGCTCAAGTTTTGGGAAATGACTCTAAGGCTTTAGGCGATGCAGCGAATCAACTGGAGCGCTATCCGATTGCGGGTGTCGATCTCAACCTCGGTTGTCCAGCGCCAAAAATCTATAAGAGAAATGCGGGGGGAGGATTGCTCCGAGCCCCGGATTATGTGGACCATATCATCGGAGAGATGCGCGACAGGATTGAGGGAAGCTTTTCCGTGAAGTGCAGGATCGGGTTTTCGGATACGCAGCCTTTCTCACGGTGTCTACGGTCCATCGAGAGACACAAAGTTAATTTCTTAACGGTTCATGGGAGAACCGTGAAGCAGATGTATCGGGGAGATGTGGATTACCTTAAGATTCGGGAAGCAGTGGAAAGACTCAGTTGCCCTGTACTCGCGAACGGTAACCTGTCCTCGGCCGAGCGAGCCCGAGAAGTAGCAGAGTATACCGGCAGTTATGGTTCCATGATTGGCCGTGGTGCGGTGCGAAACCCGTGGATTTTCAGGCAGGTGAGGGAGCACTCAGCGGGAAAGGAAGTCTTCCAACCGACTTTGGGTGATGTCGCCGGCTACATAGACGATTTGAATCGAACCAAAAAGGAATACTTCCCAGCTGTGGAAGAAAAGTACCGGATAGCGCATCTTAAGAGGTATCTCATTTTTATAGCTGAAGGTGTAGATCCAGAAGGGCAGTTTCTTCATGAAGTGCGCAGGGTTGGTTCTGAGAAAGAGCTCTTCTCTGTCTGCGAGGAACATCTTTTGAACCCGTCTAAGCGTGACAACTTTTTCGCGAATGAGCCGTTTCCAGGAGTCATTGCGAGGCCGAATTGTGAATAG
- a CDS encoding homoserine O-acetyltransferase, with the protein MFSRLMNDSKEGKPVADPVGEVGIVRHHDFVSDREFHFESGATIPSFQLRYEVYGKLNQARSNGILICHALSGDHHCAGIYSLNDRKVGWWNQMIGPGKPIDTNRFYVICSNCLGGCQGSTGPLSTNPVTGKPYRLDFPLPTIRDMVAAQNRLIEYLGISRLACVIGGSMGGMQALQWAIDFPDQVSAILPMASTPRQNAQAIAFNAVGRTAILQDPKWNDGLYEAGEGPDVGLSVARMMAHITYVSDEGLEAKFGRAKTAADLDSKFDAIEFEVESYLRYQGQSFVNRFDPITYLYFTKALDRFDLYGESGELEETFAGISAKVLVVGFTSDWLFPPEQNRKIAIALLRAGKDASYAEVNMEFGHDSFLIDSLELNGFVRNFLSNL; encoded by the coding sequence ATGTTTTCACGTTTAATGAACGACTCGAAAGAAGGGAAACCGGTAGCCGATCCTGTCGGCGAAGTTGGCATTGTCAGGCACCATGACTTTGTCTCTGACCGAGAGTTTCATTTTGAATCCGGAGCCACGATTCCTTCTTTTCAGTTACGCTATGAGGTTTATGGGAAACTGAATCAGGCGCGGTCGAACGGGATTCTGATCTGTCATGCTTTGAGTGGAGACCATCACTGCGCAGGGATTTATTCCCTGAACGATCGCAAAGTGGGTTGGTGGAACCAAATGATTGGTCCAGGCAAGCCGATTGATACCAACCGTTTTTATGTGATTTGTAGCAATTGCTTGGGCGGATGTCAGGGCTCGACGGGTCCGCTGAGCACCAATCCGGTAACCGGGAAGCCCTATCGACTGGATTTTCCGCTTCCAACGATTCGAGACATGGTCGCTGCTCAAAACCGCTTGATTGAATATCTGGGTATTTCGCGACTCGCCTGTGTGATTGGCGGTAGCATGGGTGGAATGCAGGCGTTGCAGTGGGCGATCGATTTTCCTGATCAAGTTTCTGCGATTCTCCCTATGGCAAGCACACCCCGACAGAATGCACAAGCAATTGCTTTCAATGCGGTCGGACGGACAGCGATTCTCCAAGATCCAAAGTGGAACGATGGGCTATACGAAGCTGGAGAGGGTCCCGATGTGGGCCTTTCCGTTGCAAGGATGATGGCACATATCACCTACGTTTCGGACGAGGGATTGGAGGCAAAGTTTGGAAGGGCAAAAACAGCTGCGGACCTGGATTCTAAATTTGATGCCATCGAGTTCGAGGTGGAGAGTTATCTCCGGTATCAGGGGCAGTCGTTCGTAAACCGGTTCGATCCGATCACCTATCTCTATTTCACCAAAGCACTCGACCGGTTTGATTTGTATGGAGAGAGTGGAGAATTGGAGGAAACCTTCGCAGGCATTTCTGCAAAGGTTTTAGTTGTCGGTTTCACATCGGATTGGCTGTTCCCTCCCGAGCAAAACAGGAAGATCGCGATTGCGCTTCTCCGTGCGGGAAAGGACGCATCTTACGCGGAAGTGAATATGGAGTTCGGCCATGATTCATTCTTGATCGATTCGCTCGAGCTAAATGGTTTTGTCCGAAACTTTCTGTCTAACCTATGA
- a CDS encoding methionine biosynthesis protein MetW yields the protein MSERYPKSPFLQRTNKRRQIDFEILVDWIESGSRVLDLGCGRGILLRELIDRKNVYGIGVDSNPDKIASCIKRGVNAFQGDVKETMDRFEEDSFDYVVLTRTLELVGEPGAVIRKGLTIGRSVIVGAINHGFWKNRISYFLKGRSLKNDVYPFFWEDSPLSNHLSIGELIDFANREKLHVERAVYLRGDWKTRTGFMPNWLAGYGIFEITGGESSTSKTSPSRGSGQSSVTAPK from the coding sequence ATGAGCGAGCGATATCCAAAAAGCCCGTTTCTGCAGAGAACGAACAAACGGAGGCAGATCGATTTCGAAATACTGGTTGACTGGATTGAATCAGGTAGTCGGGTTCTCGATCTAGGATGTGGTCGAGGGATTCTCCTTCGAGAATTGATCGACCGTAAAAATGTTTACGGGATCGGTGTAGATTCGAACCCCGATAAGATTGCCTCCTGTATCAAGCGGGGCGTGAACGCATTTCAGGGGGACGTAAAGGAGACCATGGATCGATTTGAAGAAGACTCGTTTGATTATGTTGTGCTGACGAGGACTTTGGAACTAGTGGGTGAGCCCGGAGCCGTGATTCGGAAGGGCCTGACGATCGGTCGATCCGTAATAGTTGGTGCAATAAATCATGGTTTCTGGAAAAACCGTATCTCCTACTTTCTGAAAGGACGAAGTCTCAAGAATGATGTGTACCCATTCTTTTGGGAGGACTCCCCGCTTTCCAATCACTTGTCGATTGGTGAGCTGATCGACTTTGCCAACCGCGAAAAGCTTCATGTCGAGAGGGCGGTTTACCTGCGGGGTGATTGGAAGACCCGCACGGGGTTCATGCCCAACTGGCTCGCTGGGTATGGAATTTTCGAGATCACCGGCGGGGAAAGTTCTACCTCTAAAACCAGCCCCTCAAGAGGGTCGGGTCAGTCTTCAGTAACAGCCCCGAAATAG
- a CDS encoding alpha-E domain-containing protein, producing MLSRVAESLYWIGRYIERADNIARLLDVNLNILTDFRDLNDSRLIEHWEPIIRSTGDWKLFKSLGYQPDSRSATDFLTFDSENPNSIINCLIAARQNARIIRDQIPSEVFEAINDAYLNLRNSGSKEVWKLGPYQFYQKIQSFSQLFQGLVESIVVRGLGYYFMESGKFLERADKTSRILDIKYHILLPSVDDVGGIVDTAQWTAVLRSCSAFEAYHRNYVKNVDPALVTEFLLFSAKFPRAVRFSLGKVGQNLEMISNNRNVDRFSNEAERECGRLFSDLTYVTLEEIFEQGLHEYLDYLQVRLNAVGDSIHSTYFGAVTED from the coding sequence ATGTTATCTAGAGTAGCAGAGTCCCTCTACTGGATTGGCCGTTATATCGAGCGGGCAGACAATATAGCCCGTCTCCTCGACGTTAATTTAAACATCCTCACGGATTTCCGGGATCTGAATGACTCCCGACTCATCGAACACTGGGAGCCCATTATTCGAAGCACCGGAGACTGGAAACTCTTCAAGTCCCTCGGCTATCAACCGGATTCTCGCTCGGCTACCGACTTTCTGACCTTCGACTCCGAGAATCCCAACTCGATTATCAATTGCCTGATCGCTGCCCGGCAGAATGCCAGGATCATTCGAGACCAAATCCCCAGCGAGGTCTTCGAGGCAATCAACGACGCCTACCTCAATCTAAGAAACTCGGGATCTAAGGAGGTTTGGAAACTTGGACCTTATCAATTTTACCAGAAGATTCAGAGTTTTTCACAACTCTTTCAGGGGTTGGTCGAATCGATTGTAGTTCGCGGACTCGGGTACTATTTTATGGAATCCGGAAAGTTCCTCGAACGAGCCGACAAAACGAGCCGCATTCTGGATATCAAGTATCACATTCTACTTCCCAGCGTGGATGACGTTGGAGGCATCGTTGATACGGCCCAATGGACAGCTGTTCTTCGCTCATGCAGTGCCTTTGAGGCCTATCACCGCAACTACGTAAAAAACGTTGATCCCGCTTTGGTGACAGAGTTTCTGCTTTTCTCGGCGAAGTTTCCACGAGCGGTCCGCTTCTCCCTGGGGAAAGTCGGACAAAACTTGGAGATGATTTCCAACAACCGGAACGTTGATCGCTTCTCCAACGAGGCCGAGAGAGAGTGTGGGCGCCTTTTCAGTGATCTCACCTACGTCACTTTAGAAGAGATTTTTGAGCAGGGCCTTCATGAGTATCTCGACTACTTGCAGGTTCGCCTCAATGCAGTAGGCGACTCGATTCACAGCACCTATTTCGGGGCTGTTACTGAAGACTGA
- a CDS encoding circularly permuted type 2 ATP-grasp protein: protein MDFSGYQVEDFFDEMFEEDGSVRPHYLALIDRLQSLDPEEMSQKQKAVDRAFLRQGITFTVYDDDQGTERIFPFDLFPRIIPAAEWEFLEKGLTQRMETLNLFLKDIYSEQKIITDGIIPREHVESAAHFRPEFMNVPVPKDIYIHICGTDLIRDRQGKYLVLEDNARSPSGVSYLLENRDAMKKVFPHFFPKSGTRAVERYTEDLLATLKYIAPDGVDDPVAVLLTPGVYNSAYFEHSLLARRMGIEIVEGSDLVVEDGFVYMRTTEGLQRVDVIYRRIDDDFLDPDVFRKDSLLGVAGLVDAYRRGNVSLANTIGTGVADDKLIYKYVPDMVRFYLDEDPILESVDTYLASDEKERGYILENLENLVVKSANEAGGYGMLIGPQATEKEISEFRDLIKTKPRNFIAQPPISLSRHPTITSEGIEGRHVDLRPYILCGKKINILPGGLTRVALRKGSLVVNSSQGGGSKDTWVLYGDR, encoded by the coding sequence ATGGATTTCTCAGGGTATCAAGTAGAAGATTTCTTTGACGAAATGTTTGAAGAAGACGGTTCTGTGCGCCCGCACTACCTGGCCCTCATTGACAGGCTCCAAAGCCTTGATCCAGAAGAGATGTCTCAAAAGCAAAAAGCCGTCGACCGGGCGTTTCTCAGGCAGGGCATTACCTTCACGGTTTACGACGATGACCAGGGAACGGAAAGAATTTTTCCGTTCGACCTATTTCCACGGATCATTCCGGCGGCCGAGTGGGAGTTTCTAGAAAAGGGTCTCACTCAGCGGATGGAGACTCTGAATCTTTTTCTGAAGGACATTTACTCTGAACAGAAAATTATTACCGACGGGATCATCCCCCGTGAACACGTCGAGTCCGCAGCGCATTTCCGGCCGGAGTTCATGAATGTTCCTGTCCCCAAGGACATTTACATTCACATCTGTGGCACAGACCTCATCAGGGATCGTCAAGGGAAGTATCTGGTTCTTGAGGACAATGCGCGCTCCCCATCCGGGGTATCGTACCTTCTCGAGAATCGGGATGCGATGAAGAAGGTGTTCCCCCACTTTTTCCCAAAATCAGGAACCCGGGCAGTTGAGCGATATACCGAAGATCTTCTTGCGACACTTAAGTATATAGCTCCCGATGGAGTCGACGATCCCGTCGCGGTCCTTCTAACGCCGGGCGTTTACAACAGTGCCTACTTCGAGCACAGCTTGCTCGCCCGAAGGATGGGAATCGAGATCGTGGAAGGGAGTGATCTCGTGGTCGAAGACGGCTTTGTCTACATGAGAACCACCGAAGGGTTGCAGCGAGTCGACGTTATCTACCGGAGAATCGACGACGATTTCCTCGACCCTGATGTTTTCCGTAAAGACTCGCTCTTGGGGGTGGCTGGACTCGTCGATGCCTACCGCAGGGGCAATGTTAGTCTTGCGAACACAATCGGAACCGGCGTTGCAGACGACAAATTGATCTACAAATACGTTCCGGACATGGTTCGGTTCTACTTGGACGAAGATCCAATTCTCGAGAGTGTCGATACCTATTTGGCATCCGACGAAAAGGAACGCGGTTACATTCTCGAAAACCTTGAAAACCTCGTCGTCAAGTCGGCAAACGAAGCGGGCGGCTACGGAATGTTGATTGGCCCGCAGGCAACCGAAAAAGAAATCAGCGAATTTAGGGACCTCATCAAAACGAAGCCACGGAACTTTATCGCACAGCCCCCCATCTCCCTTTCTCGACATCCAACAATCACCTCAGAAGGGATCGAGGGGCGGCACGTTGACCTGCGGCCCTACATACTTTGCGGGAAGAAGATTAATATTCTGCCCGGAGGTCTGACCCGTGTAGCTCTCCGAAAAGGATCACTCGTTGTGAACTCTTCGCAGGGAGGTGGCAGTAAGGACACTTGGGTGCTCTACGGAGATCGATAA